The region GGAGTCTCGTAGACCTAAACCTTGGCTTTTAAGAGCGTTAAATAGTAGTTTGGGGGGAAGGTATCAACATTTATACATTTGAAAAAATTTACGATTTAGTCCATGGATTGTTTAATTGATAATGTATGTTCTGACTGCATATAAATGAAATACGTGCGTTAAGTTATGTATTATGTTGTCTCTGTGATCTTAACATTTTTCCGAATTCTGTTTTCTTTTCTGATTTTGCAGATTCTGGTGGGGAGGATTCTGGAAGGTAGTTATCCAAATCTATCTACATCACACACAAACGAGCGCGCgagcgcgcacacacacacatcaGTGCTACACATGTATCATCATGCAACCTATACTTGCAAGTTCACATATCAATCTTTCCAGAAATCTAAGTGAATATAGTTTCAATGGATTATTATTATCAAGATCTGATGTAATATGGAAGATTTAAACTATCACGAACATATATGTTTGCCTCAAATACTGCTAGTCTGTTGTTTCAATCGGTTGACATTGTTCTGGTTGGGACATCTTACAGATTGGTAATGATCTTTCCCAGTTTGTTGGCCCGATGATTTTGAACAAACTCTTAGAGGTCAGTCCCATTTCACTATTTAATATATCatgaaatatataattttatatatactTTATTTTGACTATCAGATGAATTGATTTTTAAGAAATAGGCTTTGAATGTGATTATTTTTAGCAATTTGAGGGCCTAGGATTTGGGTAGATTAGAATGTTTACTAGGTTTTGAGATAGCTAGATCTTGAAGTTAAACTTTTCTCTCTCAAATGAAGTATGCCTTAAATTTACTTaatgaaataaatatttttttttgggTCAAGCCTTGTTAATTCGCCTATAAATACTGGTCAAAATCTGACTAACAAAGGAGCATAATTAATAAAAATCCAGGACACTGTCGACAGGTTGACAGACTGAACTACCTTACAGTTACCCGGCCAGACATCACTTTTACATTCATTTCTTTCCATGAAATTCCTAAGAAGCGTGTAGATTTACAGCACCATATATCTCTTTCCCAGAGAATGATGCTACACTAACTTTAGGAATAAAAAGTATATGATTACCTAATTTTCTAATTGTTTGATTACAAGGACTTGAAAACTACATGTGCTATAACCTATTTGTTACTTACTTTGTTTTTACTTGTCTATCCTAATCTGCAGTCTATGCAACGAGGGGATCCAGCATGGATTGGTTACATTTATGCCTTCTTAATATTTGTTGGCGTGGTACGTAATAAAACCTTTTACTCCATTTCTAATCTTGTACACATGAAAACTATCAGTTAGATAATTATACTGAGAACTTGTTAGGTGTTGGGCGTGTTGGTTGAAGCTCAATATTTTCAGAATGTCATGCGAGTTGGTTACCGCCTTCGATCAACCCTTGTAAGTCGCCTTCAAGCATTTCATAAATTATGGTGCTGACTCTTTAGAATAGTTGAAACCATAGAAATGTTGTTACATAAGTTTGGGTGCGTCTCCTTCACATTAATTAGCTAGCAATGCAATTGAATCTCATTCTAAAGTTTTATTATTTATTGCACTTATTGGTAAAATTTCTGTGGAGTACTCTTAAATGGAGTACTTACTATTCTGCAGTACATAATATAGTACTCCGTTTAGGACTCCACAGAAGCGAACCCTTGATATAATTGGAATTTTATTATATAAAGTAATCTCATCTATTGCAACACTCAATTAGTCATTTACATTTTATTAATACCGATCCAATTGTTTGCTAGAACTCTTGTAGAGTTTACAATTCGTTTGTAAGATAAGGATTACAAAAAAAATAATGACAAAACTTTCGATCATTTTTCATCTTATTATGAAAACAAAAAAGCCTTTCCCACTGACTGTCATTTGAGTAATTATTCAGCACTGACTGTCAGCATAACATGCATAACATGTAGGAATCTGGTGTTCTTAGTTTCTTATGTCTTACGTGTCATTTCTGTTCCCAATTTAATGCTTTTTTTACCTGAGCTTTGTAATGTTTTAATAAATATCTCAGTgctgtaaacatttttatcattTACTTTCAGGCAAGCTTTTACATAATTACATTGAATTGTTCTAGCGCCTACTAAGAAACTTTACTCTTTTCTTTAGATTGCTGCAGTATTCAGAAAGTCGTTGAAACTAACACATGAAAGTCGCAAAAAGTTTCCATCAGGAAAAGTCACGAACTTGATGACAACTGATGCTGAATCACTACAGGCATGATTCTACATCTCGGATTGTGCATGCATATTTTGGTAGCTTTTTATTTGATGTAATTGGTTCGTATACTTAGCAtggaatttttttaaatatagaTAGGCGCAAATGATTTTTTTGTAATATATTTGCATGATTATAATTATGGTACACTACATTAATATTATGAAGGGAGTGTATGTATGCTTGGTATTTAAGGTTTTTGCATAATGTATTGTTCAACTTGTCTACTTAGTTTAAGTTCTCTGAATTTTTACACTATAAAGAGATATTTGAGAAACATATATAGTATCCAAAAAGTGCATGAACTAAATTTTCATGGTCTTGTTTACTGGTTCAATGTGTTGGGGCATTTTTCCTTTGCACTTTTATCATTCTATATATTTACTCTTAAATAGAAGGTGAACTATAAATGCTCAAGTTTGTTGGTTTAATATTCAATTGGTTGTTTTCTTTTGACAGCAAGTTTGTCAGTCACTTCATGCTCTGTGGTCTGCTCCTTTCCGTATCACCATTTCGCTTGTTCTTCTATACCAACAGCTTGGTGTTGCTTCACTTCTTGGTGCGCTGCTTCTAGTTCTTATGTTTCCCATACAGGTAGACATTTATAATATTGATCTGTGTAATGTGCATTAGAAGTGTTAATATATCTCTTTCTTTCCTCATGATTGCTTTTCAATTCTACAACTTAGCATTACAGTTTCCTTGACCCTGATTCCTAGGTTCATTTAAAAGTTTACTTCTAAGTATGAGCGAAGTGTAGATTCATATAATGAAATTTGAGAATCGCAGAATAAATTAGAAATATAATTAGGCTTAAAGTTACATCATAAATAGCATAACATTAGACATGTAGCTTGCATTTTGTTCTATTTTTCTCGTGTGTGTATGTGTGCCTACGCGTTCGTTCACTCCTTGCATGCTAACAATGGTATGTTTAATTGACATTTTGTTCACTGGACAGACATATGTCATAAGTAAAATGCAGAAATTGACCAAGGAAGGACTGCTACGTACTGACAAAAGAATCGGCCTCATGAATGAAATTCTGGCTGCCATGGACACTGTGAAGTATAACTCACTTGTACTTTGTACATTGTTTTTGTATTAGCTAGTTCTATTTTTGTAGTTGATTGGATCTTCCTCATTTATGGGTCAAAACCTTCCAGATGTTATGCATGGGAAAGTAGCTTCCAATCTAAAGTTCAAAATGTTCGTGGTGAGGAGCTGGCATGGTTTTGGAAAGCGCAACTACTTGGGGCGGTATGCCATATAAAAAGTTCTTAAGGAATATGTATAAATTTGATTAAGTGAACACTGTCTTTAAAAGTTATGACATTTCGTAATGTAAATTAATGTAATATCTAGCGACTTTATATGCCATAACCACATTATTCAAAGTTATGGGCGGTATTCTCATTATTCAAAGTTTATGCTCCCAATAACACATTTTCTAAGTCCCAATACTTTTCCCCATAAGTTGATAGGAAAATTAAATATGATTCTTAGCATCATAGACTTCTAATTCCGTGCATATGAACATGGGCAGCAGAAAAGCATGCTGCACTTCTGTTAAAACCTGACTAGTTTCTTCAATTGTAATTATGTTATTGTCATTTTTCTTTGGTTTGATCAAAACTTTCATACTCCTTATTCTTGTATTTCAGTGCAACAGGGTTATTCTCAACAGTATTCCCATTATCGTCATTGTGGTGTCATTTGGATTGTTTTCTTTACTTGGAGGAGACTTAACACCTGCAAAGGCATTTACATCACTTTCATTGTTTGCAGTCTTGCGCTTTCCACTATTCATGCTTCCAAATATAATAACACAGGTTTGGTTTTGTGCTCCCTTATTATATGATATATTTTTACACCGATATCATACATTTTCTGGCCTAAATAGCATGTTACTGGTTTTACATAAATAATCATTGTTAATATTCAGGATAGCGATCCAAAACTTGCTAATCATTGTTGTCATTTTTGCTTGTTAATATAACTagcataaatcccgtgcgatgcacggattcccattaatattttaaatttttatttatccagttatattatatttttaaaatatttatataaatatataatgattataaatttataataaaaataatagaataacatgtggtcgtaatttagtagaataaatagattatttctagtagtttaacaattaagtagtttagcagatatataacactattatttatatcttttaataataggataagttgtattcgtagtttagtaggataagtatattatatttagtaatagtttaataatttagtagtttattagatatataacactatttatctatttttgtaataatcaaaattagggaattatcgttgaaccaaaccgttgaaccaaattatctctattccggctattatagtATTGTATAgattccttttttttctttttatatatATAACTTGAGTGAATATTTTTGTTTTATTCAGAAATATTACTAAAAATGATCTGGCATTTTATTTTAGTGGTGGAATATTTCTGGGTGATTTTCTATACGCTGTAGTGTTGTTCATGTTACTTTTTTAAGAAGATGAAAAGAATGCTCAACTTCATTTACTTGagattttaattttgttttcCTTTGGTAGGCGGTAAATGCAAATGTATCTTTGAAGCGACTGGAGGAACTTCTCTTGGCTGAGGAAAGAATTCTCTTGCCAAACCCACCTCCAGAACCAGGGCTTCCTGCAGTCTCAATCAAGAATGGTTCATTTTCTTGGGAGTCGAAGGTTAAAAATTTCATATTTAATAACAAGAAAAAACTTCTGTCCATAGACTAAGAGCTTGATTTATTCAGAATTTTATTCTCATAAATAATCCCAAGAATATAGCTCCCAATTTCACACTGTAACTTTGGACCACAAATCCATGTAAATTTTTTCCAGGACTATGAGAAAAATATACAGAACAAAATTCTGTTCAAACAAAACTATATCCTTATTCTTTGTGTTCAAGATTCGCAAAGCAAAAAATATAAAGAGAACACTGAGATGACATTTGATATATTGCAATTTAACAAGCTGGATGGTACCTTCTGGCTACATGAGGAAGATTTGGAACTTTAGAGTGCAAGCCATCAGCTTAAATTTAGATATTCGTCTCCTGTCTGTTCATAGTTTATACAATATTGGTTGCATATGTTACTAATAATAGAATCTTACAAAACAATTCCACACAACAAATGTCATTTGGAATTGTTCAAGCATATGCTTTAGATTTACAGACACTTGTTGTTCATTCTATTTCCAGTCAGAGGAGCTGACGCTGTCAGATATTGATTTGGATATACCACAAGGTACTCTTGTCGCAATTGTTGGTAGCACTGGAGAAGGAAAGACATCACTTGTATCAGCGATGCTTGGAGAGCTTCCGCCACTTGGAGATACAAATGTTGTTATTAGAGGAAAAGTTGCATATGTTCCCCAAGTATCATGGATCTTCAATGCTACAGTGAGTGAAACCACTTTTTCTGTTGTATCAATTAATTTCTTTAGTCAGGAAACCACCGGTTAATAAATTCATTCATCTTCAATATTCGGCATAGCTTCCATCCTATGTAAGAAGTATGTTAAACAATAAAATCACTTGAGAGGTGACAACCACATCTCTAATATTGTGTTCATCTAATGTTTCAGGTACGGCAGAACATTTTGTTTGGATCTGCATTTGATCCTATAAGGTATTCAAAGGCAATAGATGTGACTGCATTGCGGCATGACCTTGACTTGCTTCCTGTGGGTGCTAATACAACATTCTTGTGCTGCTAATGCTATTAATGTAATATGAAATAATTGTTTTTTCAGTATGAACAAATTGTTTGACCATCTAATGCTTGTACAGGGGAGTGATCTTACTGAGATTGGCGAAAGAGGGATTAATATTAGTGGAGGGCAAAAGCAACGAGTGTCGATGGCTAGGGCTGTATATTCCGATTCAGATGTTTATATTTTTGACGACCCTTTAAGTGCTCTCGATGCTCATGTGGCTCGACAGGTAGCTTTACTTATAATAACAATAAGTAATTAGTTATGTGGTGCTAGGTTATTTTCTTCTGTTTCCCTACTCTGAAGAAAGACACTTACTATATTTCTCTGTGTACTGTAAAGGGGCTACATGCCTCAGCAATTTTTTCATGGTTTACAACACTGGGCTATTATAATTTTTGATATCTTGATAATACTGCTGTTGCATCTCCAGGTTTTTGAAAAATGCATCAAGGAAGAACTGAGAGGGAAAACAAGAGTTCTTGTCACAAACCAACTACATTTTCTTTCACAAGTAGACAGAGTCATTCTAGTGCATGAAGGAAAGGTGAAAGAGGAGGGAACTTTTGAGGAACTGTCAAACAATGGACAACTGTTCCAAAAGCTAATGGAAAATGCAGGGAAGCTGGAAGAATATGTGGAAGATAATGAAGAAGGCTTGAACATCGAtaataaaatttcaaaacctATTGTAAATGGTGAAACAAACGAGGTTCCTCAGGATGCAGGCCAGACAAAGAAAAATGAAGGAAAATCTATACTTATCAAACAAGAAGAACGGGAAACAGGAGTAGTCAGTTGGAAAGTTTTGGATAGGTAAGCATTAACTAATTCTTATACTCagaaattttggactttttgtgTGCTTTTCAGTCTGCTACTTGTGTTTCGTATTTAGGCTGCTTCTGATGGACCAACCTGAAACGACCACTTACTTTTCTATTATAAAGTTCTTTAGGATAACTTCCTTGATATAAGAATCTAATACAATTCGGTGATGTTATATACAAGGGTAGTTTTATTCCTAGTGAAGAAATCTGATGCAAAGTTTATTTTTAAAGAACTTCAGATCATTGTGGCAGTCATCTAGTCTTTAATCTTGGACTGTTTATAGTTGGTTATAATTATAAACCATTAAATGTAGTTAACACTAAAATTATGTGTTTATAATCATTACAGATTCGTTCAATTCGTGTAATTATTTATCTGCAATTCCATATTTCAGTAGGCCTAAGCTCTGTTGGAACATGTGGATGAGATATGCGTACATAGGTTAACACAATGGTTAAGTGCGCTATGTTGTAGACTAAACTAAACCAAGTTGCATCCCAGTCATTGCATTTGTTATAGAATAGGTTTCTACAGCTATGTTTTTTCAGTTATGCACCTATTTAATCAACCTCTACAATACTACAGCTATTCATCTGCAAAGTAAACATAATTGGTTTTCTTAATTTGCTTTTTCCTAAAACTAAGAATTTACCTCGATATATTTCTGATGATTAAAAAAGTCGAATACATCATTCATTCTTTGTTATGCGTGTCGTCAAACTTCAAATATTCCTACATGCCATAGCATTTTTTTTTCTTGATTGGGTTGGCTGGTGATCATACATATATCTTTACCTAGTATCCTTTCGACATTTAAGACGTAAACTCTACATCTATGTACTATCTTTTCTTACTTCTCAGGTATAAAAATGCATTAGGAGGGTGGTGGGTAGTTATTATACTCTTAATGTGCTATGTCCTAACAGAAGTTTTGCGAGTTATGAGTAGCACATGGTTAAGTGTTTGGACAGATGCAAGTAGCCCGAAGAGATATGGACCTGGCTTCTATAATTTGATTTATTCACTTCTGTCGCTTGGTCAGGTATGATTTACATATAATCTGTATCCTCctgataaaatataaaatttgcaATTGTTTTTGTTGAAAATGCATCAATTGAATTCCTTCTTACAATTGGTTAGGTTTTGGTGACACTGGCAAATTCATTTGGGATAATCTTATCAAGCCTTTACGCATCCCGAAAGTTGCATGAAGCTATGCTCAACTCTATTCTAAGAGCGCCAATGGTCTTCTTCCATACCAACCCACTTGGACGCATTATCAATAGGTTTGCGAAGGATCTAGGTGATATTGACCGCAATGTTGGGCCTTTTGTGAATATGTTTTTGGGTCAAGTGTCCCAGCTCATTTCAACTTTTGTGTTAATTGGGATACTAAGCACTATGTCATTGTGGGCTATATTGCCACTTCTACTCTTGTTCTATGCAGCCTATCTATATTTTCAGGTACATAAAAATTTCTTCAGTAAACTAATTATCTCTTTCCTATTTTTAGAGCAAAGTAGTATCATTCGACCTGATTGATTATGATATTTGCACATTATATCAAATGATCACTCTCTTGATGTTATAATCCTGTTAAACCAACTTATCGATATTAATATATAATGAACATATCAAGTGAAAGTGTTTTATATCTGGATTCTGGTGCATAGTTATGACCAAGAAGTCTCGTAAGACATCATTTTTCTTTCTCAAGTAATCAAAATTTCACACTGGACCTTGCAGAGTACAGCGCGTGAAGTGAAGCGCTTAGATTCTATTACCAGATCTCCTGTCTATGCCCAGTTTGGAGAAGCATTAAATGGCTTGTCATCTATTCGTGCATATAAAGCCTATGATCGGATGGCCAAGATTAACGCAGACTCCATGGACAATAATATTAGGTTTACTCTGGTGAACATGAGTGGAAATCGTTGGTTGGCCATTCGCTTAGAAACTTTAGGGGGAGTCATGATTTGGCTTACTGCAACATTTGCTGTTGTGCAGAATGGAAGGGCAGCAAACCAGGAGGCTTTCGCCTCTACAATGGGTCTGCTTCTCAGTTATGCATTAAATATTACAAGCTTATTGACTGCCGTACTGAGACTTGCAAGTCTAGCCGAGAATAGTTTAAATGCTGTTGAGCGTGTTGGCACATATATAGAGCTGCCTCCAGAGGGTCCATCTATTATTGAATACAACCGCCCCCCTCCAGGATGGCCTACCTCGGGATCAATCACATTTAAGGATGTTGTTCTACGTTATAGGCCTGAACTTCCTCCAGTATTGCATGGATTGTCCTTCTCAATTTCTCCAACTGACAAGGTTGGGATAGTAGGAAGGACAGGAGCAGGAAAATCCAGCATGCTTAATGCTTTATTTCGAATTGTTGAACTGGAAAAGGGAAGAATTTTGATTGATGATTATGATGTTTCTAAATTCGGATTGACAGATCTTCGTAAGGTTCTTGGTATTATACCACAGGCGCCAGTTCTATTTTCAGGTAAACCTATAAGAAGTCATCTGTTTTATTTTTTGTGTTGTCAGAAAGTTCTGCAGAACAGAAGAAGCCAAAATATAATAGACAAACATATAGCATGTGCAAAGCACAGGTATTTTGATCATATTCAGCAGCAAagcctaaaaattattttagggatGGTGGGCAATACCTGAGTCTTTAATCAATTTAGGAGGATATGTTTTGaggaattttatttttataaaaacctTATGCCCTTGAGCATCTTTTTTCCTAATGTCGTTTTTATTCGTCAAGGAACCGTGAGATTCAATCTTGATCCCTTTGATGAACACAATGATGCTGATTTATGGGAATCGCTAGAGAGGGCACATTTGAAGGATGTCATCAGCAGGAATTCCTTGGGGCTGGACACAGAGGTATTTAAGCATAAAACCGAGTGTTTTAAATATATCGGATTGATAATGTACACTTCTTTTTAGAACAAGTTGTGTTACATTTCAATCGTATTTCAAAGCATTTTATCTTGAATATAAAAAATCTTTATAATACATTTGTTTTCTATGGGGCAGAAGTTTAAATTTCTTGACTACTCAGTAGGTAAGACAGTGAATCCATCTCTTGTACTTTAAAAAATCTTTATAATACATTAGTACTCAGTAGGTAAGAAGTTTAACTTTTGTGTCAGTTTGGAAAACTGTTTTTGAAATATCTCTTTGAGGAGGTGAAATAATACACAAAGATTTTCCTTAGTGGAACTAAGGGTTATTGCTAAAGTCTAGGTCAATTCATGTAgcatatattttttatattctacatTTCATTTAATCAGAACAACACAAAATTATAAGATTCTTTTTTTATGAGACCATAAACTTCTTGCATGAGATTATGCCTTATATTTACGTAAGAAGATCCTGTCATTAGAACATTTTCAAGGTTCATTAGATGCCATACCTACTGTTACTCCAGCAAAATTATTTCGTAATTTTTTTACCTTACCTTTCCGAATATTTCCTCAATTTTAATGTGCATAAACAAGGGATTAGGGGCCACAGGTGCGTCAGTGAGATATATTTTCTTATGTCGTTTCTTATATACTTATAATAATTCTACCATCAGATTTTCAAGACAAAGTCTGAGCAATCTGAATTGCAGAACTCGAAGGTTCTTGGTATTTTACCTACCCTGTTTTATCTTTTTTTCAACTAAGAGTTATATCTTTGGTTCAACTTGTTAAGGTATCGGAGGCAGGGGAAAATTTCAGTGTTGGGCAGAGACAACTACTAAGTCTTGCTCGTGCATTGCTTCGTAGATCAAAGGTTCTTGTTCTCGATGAAGCAACAGcggctgttgatgttaggactGATGCACTTATCCAAAAAACCATTCGTGAAGAATTCAAATTTTGCACAATGCTCATTGTTGCTCATCGACTAAATACAATTATTGATTGCAATCAAATTCTTTTGCTAGATGCGGGTCAGGTATGAAATATTTCTCGTGTCTTTACTTTATGTTTAGTTTTGCACCAACTCACATTTGTCCAAAATGCAGATTTGTTGTTTTTTCTTCACAGTTCAGGATAGCTATGTTTTAATGATAAATGTGCATTTATCAGGTCCTGGAGTGTGATACCCCTAAAGCACTACTTCTTAATGAACAAAGCTCTTTCTCCAAGATGGTTGAAAGCACAGGGCCCGCAAATGCTCAATACTTGCGCAGTTTAGTACAAAGCGTGAAAGGTGAGAACATATTAGGAGCAGATGAAACCAAGCAACTAGATGGGCAAAGGAAGTGGCTAGCCTCATCACGTTGGGCTGCTGCTGCACAGTTTGCTGTAGCTGTTAACCTATCTTCATCACAGAATGACCTCATGCAGTTGGAACTTCTAGAAAATGATGATAATATTCTCAAGAAAACAAAGGATGCAGTTATAACTCTTCAAGCAGTCCTTGAAGGGAAGCATGACAAAGTTATTGAAGAGACTCTTGATCAGTACAACGTCCCCAGAGATGGATGGTGGTCAGCTCTCTACAGTATGGTTGAAGGTAATCCTCAGTAGATTATAGTCATTAACATTGCGTAAAATAACAGGACAGGAACAAGGAAGGTGATCCTCAGTACATTATAGTTATTAACATTGCCTAAGATAACAGGACAGGAACAAGGAAGGTAAagttcaaaaaaaataataaccAACTAAAAATGGATGGAAACGAAGATTATCTGGGTCTATTTTGAATCCGAGCACTAAATAATCCCTCGTCTCAAATGCGACCAACTTGGATAATTCATGAGCCTGTCACGTGCTCCCAAAAATCATCATTTTGTTTGTGCACTTCATAGTTTAACTTAATTTTATTTCATGTACAAAGTGGCCACGTGTTCAATGTGGGACTGGTGTGTTACCGGACTCCTATTCATGAAACCAAAAGAGCATGGACGTCATTCACCTTGCACTACTACAATTCTCTAATACACACATTCAGACTGCAACTAACTATGATATCTTATAACTCAAATTGTCAGGTCTTTCATTGATGAGTAGGTTAGGTCGAAACAGACTTCAACATTCAACGAACGATTTCGGAGACAACACTATTAATTGGGACCAGATTGAGATGTAGTTAAGAGATAATCCTGGAGATTG is a window of Apium graveolens cultivar Ventura chromosome 11, ASM990537v1, whole genome shotgun sequence DNA encoding:
- the LOC141698188 gene encoding ABC transporter C family member 2-like — encoded protein: MALKPFDWYCQPVADGVWATAVENAFGIYTPCVDSVVIFFSYALVMGLCLYRIWRLKKDLRVQRFHLRSNYYNYVLGLLAVYCTTEPLFRLITSISAVNLDGQKGLVPFEILTLIIKSLAWCSMLTMLVLETKVYILEGRWFVRFGVIYALLGDAVMLNLIWSVKDFYDRSVLYLYISEVFIQVLLGVMLLVYVPSLDPYLAYVPVLTESEDNGEYETLPGNREDICPERHVNILSNIIFSWMNPLMQLGFKRPLTEKDIWKLDTWDQTETMNNKFQRCWAEESRRPKPWLLRALNSSLGGRFWWGGFWKIGNDLSQFVGPMILNKLLESMQRGDPAWIGYIYAFLIFVGVVLGVLVEAQYFQNVMRVGYRLRSTLIAAVFRKSLKLTHESRKKFPSGKVTNLMTTDAESLQQVCQSLHALWSAPFRITISLVLLYQQLGVASLLGALLLVLMFPIQTYVISKMQKLTKEGLLRTDKRIGLMNEILAAMDTVKCYAWESSFQSKVQNVRGEELAWFWKAQLLGACNRVILNSIPIIVIVVSFGLFSLLGGDLTPAKAFTSLSLFAVLRFPLFMLPNIITQAVNANVSLKRLEELLLAEERILLPNPPPEPGLPAVSIKNGSFSWESKSEELTLSDIDLDIPQGTLVAIVGSTGEGKTSLVSAMLGELPPLGDTNVVIRGKVAYVPQVSWIFNATVRQNILFGSAFDPIRYSKAIDVTALRHDLDLLPGSDLTEIGERGINISGGQKQRVSMARAVYSDSDVYIFDDPLSALDAHVARQVFEKCIKEELRGKTRVLVTNQLHFLSQVDRVILVHEGKVKEEGTFEELSNNGQLFQKLMENAGKLEEYVEDNEEGLNIDNKISKPIVNGETNEVPQDAGQTKKNEGKSILIKQEERETGVVSWKVLDRYKNALGGWWVVIILLMCYVLTEVLRVMSSTWLSVWTDASSPKRYGPGFYNLIYSLLSLGQVLVTLANSFGIILSSLYASRKLHEAMLNSILRAPMVFFHTNPLGRIINRFAKDLGDIDRNVGPFVNMFLGQVSQLISTFVLIGILSTMSLWAILPLLLLFYAAYLYFQSTAREVKRLDSITRSPVYAQFGEALNGLSSIRAYKAYDRMAKINADSMDNNIRFTLVNMSGNRWLAIRLETLGGVMIWLTATFAVVQNGRAANQEAFASTMGLLLSYALNITSLLTAVLRLASLAENSLNAVERVGTYIELPPEGPSIIEYNRPPPGWPTSGSITFKDVVLRYRPELPPVLHGLSFSISPTDKVGIVGRTGAGKSSMLNALFRIVELEKGRILIDDYDVSKFGLTDLRKVLGIIPQAPVLFSGTVRFNLDPFDEHNDADLWESLERAHLKDVISRNSLGLDTEVSEAGENFSVGQRQLLSLARALLRRSKVLVLDEATAAVDVRTDALIQKTIREEFKFCTMLIVAHRLNTIIDCNQILLLDAGQVLECDTPKALLLNEQSSFSKMVESTGPANAQYLRSLVQSVKGENILGADETKQLDGQRKWLASSRWAAAAQFAVAVNLSSSQNDLMQLELLENDDNILKKTKDAVITLQAVLEGKHDKVIEETLDQYNVPRDGWWSALYSMVEGLSLMSRLGRNRLQHSTNDFGDNTINWDQIEM